One genomic region from Cydia amplana chromosome Z, ilCydAmpl1.1, whole genome shotgun sequence encodes:
- the LOC134661617 gene encoding uncharacterized protein LOC134661617 produces the protein MSRRRHEETGEEQWARLMEDYERMFQEDRRPKRRRIIYSSSSSEDEDVPPEEIVTEHLSPTNVDAEVLEETNPVVSPANKEVADNFDPDLIKALGETETEQGEFGVDLQPDIASRFQQILINGLKKETREELLKKYLFPSNVPLAKAPTLNPEVAAMLVETCRLRDKRLYGKQDQLGRALAAVGKALTYLLKKNPDIAEVISTLNDAGKLIADSHYAETDTRRSVIIPLVDKSLIESFKDRKRDSFLFGDKLGDLVNTSKGIKKTSQFIQASTSANAGLNSTGPPPYRPRQQRARQYYPRRVGGPPTTYPPHQLVNRRRELPTRAPGRRYPPPPPPPPPPRARRHPPQTHRSTYRDRDRN, from the exons atgtcacGACGTCGTCATGAAGAAACCGGTGAAGAACAATGGGCCCGGCTAATGGAGGATTACGAACGGATGTTTCAAGAGGATCGAAGACCGAAACGTCGGCGTATTATATACTCCAGCTCCAGTAGTGAAGATGAAGATGTGCCACCCGAAG AAATTGTTACAGAACATCTCAGTCCTACGAATGTGGATGCTGAGGTTTTAGAAGAAACCAATCCTGTTGTTTCTCCCGCCAATAAAGAGGTCGCGGATAATTTTGACCCAGATTTAATAAAAGCTCTTGGCGAAACGGAAACCGAGCAAGGTGAATTTGGAGTGGACCTGCAACCTGACATCGCCAGTCGTTTccaacagattttgataaacGGCTTAAAAAAGGAAACGCGGGAGGAgttattgaaaaaatatttgtttcccAGCAATGTTCCTCTGGCCAAAGCTCCTACACTGAACCCGGAGGTAGCAGCAATGCTGGTGGAGACATGCCGCCTTCGGGACAAGCGATTATATGGTAAGCAGGATCAGCTTGGGAGAGCTCTTGCGGCTGTCGGGAAGGCCCTGACATATTTATTAAAGAAGAACCCTGACATTGCCGAGGTGATATCTACTTTGAATGATGCCGGCAAACTAATCGCCGATTCTCATTATGCGGAAACCGACACCCGTCGATCAGTCATTATACCTCTGGTTGATAAATCTCTCATTGAATCCTTTAAGGACAGGAAAAGAGATAGTTTTTTGTTCGGTGACAAATTGGGCGACTTAGTAAACACCTCAAAGGGCATAAAGAAGACAAGTCAATTTATACAAGCATCGACATCTGCAAACGCAGGGTTAAACTCGACAGGCCCACCGCCTTATCGACCGCGGCAACAACGAGCCAGGCAATACTACCCGCGTCGTGTCGGTGGGCCGCCGACGACCTACCCTCCGCACCAGCTCGTGAATCGGCGGCGCGAACTACCGACGCGAGCGCCCGGTCGACGTTACCCCCCGCCgcctccgccgccgccgccaccgcgcgCTCGACGTCACCCGCCGCAGACGCATCGTTCAACCTATCGGGATCGGGACCGCAATTAG